The following proteins are encoded in a genomic region of Rhizobium sp. CCGE531:
- a CDS encoding multiubiquitin domain-containing protein — MTTEELLEYDDVGDALREGRALRPARGYRFLLAEGDLNFQQRHVSDPVPLGRQVLEAASLDARHGYSLFAILPSGEFEDVRLNEPFDLRERGAERFIAFQSDREFKLTLNDDEMRWGKPVISGAVLYGLAKPGDNEAVFLEVPGGEDRLIEQNELDDLTVAGIERFITAPKPPVTFEIIVNSRRRTVDARTVAFEQVVQLAFPGQHEPNVVFSMTYRHAASAPHAGELGAGGSVDVKKKGTVFNVTRTVQS, encoded by the coding sequence ATGACTACGGAAGAACTTCTTGAATATGACGATGTCGGAGACGCCCTGCGCGAAGGCCGGGCGCTTCGACCGGCGCGGGGATATCGGTTTCTCCTTGCTGAGGGCGACCTCAATTTTCAACAGCGTCATGTGAGCGATCCCGTGCCGCTCGGCCGGCAGGTGCTGGAGGCCGCGTCTCTCGATGCTCGGCACGGCTACAGCCTCTTTGCGATCTTGCCGTCGGGCGAATTCGAGGATGTACGCTTGAATGAACCCTTTGACCTGCGCGAGCGCGGGGCTGAGCGCTTCATTGCTTTCCAGTCGGATCGCGAATTCAAGCTGACCCTCAACGACGACGAAATGCGCTGGGGCAAGCCCGTCATCAGCGGTGCGGTCCTTTATGGACTGGCCAAGCCGGGAGACAACGAGGCGGTATTCCTCGAAGTTCCGGGCGGCGAAGATCGCTTGATCGAACAGAACGAGCTGGACGACCTGACGGTCGCTGGCATCGAGCGTTTCATCACCGCGCCCAAGCCGCCCGTGACCTTTGAGATCATCGTCAATTCGCGCCGCCGCACGGTGGACGCTCGGACGGTGGCGTTCGAGCAGGTCGTCCAGCTCGCCTTTCCGGGTCAGCACGAGCCGAATGTCGTCTTCTCGATGACTTATCGGCACGCGGCGTCGGCCCCCCATGCCGGAGAACTCGGAGCCGGCGGCTCTGTCGATGTCAAGAAGAAGGGTACGGTATTTAATGTCACGCGCACTGTTCAATCGTAA
- a CDS encoding ThiF family adenylyltransferase, giving the protein MSRALFNRNPDLKRLLDEGYFVQQQGGYLVMREIPYVDERRQLRIGTLISSLTLAGDQTRTPDTHVVHWDGDFPCHADGVRIEGISHVSGAFNLGHGLKATHSFSSKPEGGYADYHHKMTSYANIIAGPAAVLKPGSTARTFREPEQEEESVFNYVETASDRVGIGALTGRLVGERIAIIGLGGTGGYILDLVAKTPVCEIRIFDSDEFLTHNAFRAPGAPSLDELRDAPKKVEYLKRIYSRMHRNIVANDVALNADNLHLLDGVTFAFLSLDAGEAKQSIVEKLQAIGAGFIDVGMGLELDEGSLGGILRVTASTPEKRDHVPQRISFVGGGAKDIYASNIQVADLNALNAVLAVVKWKKIRGFYRDLEQEHHCTYTTDGNMLINGDLA; this is encoded by the coding sequence ATGTCACGCGCACTGTTCAATCGTAATCCAGACCTCAAGCGCCTGCTGGACGAAGGCTACTTCGTCCAGCAGCAGGGCGGCTATCTCGTAATGCGCGAGATCCCTTATGTCGACGAGCGCCGACAGCTGCGCATCGGCACCTTAATCTCCAGCCTTACATTGGCCGGAGATCAGACACGTACGCCGGACACGCATGTCGTTCACTGGGACGGTGATTTCCCTTGCCATGCCGATGGCGTTCGAATTGAAGGGATTTCGCACGTGAGCGGCGCCTTCAACCTTGGCCATGGTTTGAAGGCAACGCACAGCTTCTCAAGCAAGCCGGAAGGCGGCTATGCGGACTATCACCATAAGATGACAAGCTACGCGAACATCATCGCGGGGCCGGCGGCAGTGCTGAAGCCCGGTTCGACCGCACGCACCTTTCGCGAGCCCGAACAGGAGGAAGAGAGCGTGTTCAACTACGTCGAGACCGCCTCCGACCGCGTTGGTATCGGCGCGTTGACAGGACGGCTCGTGGGCGAGCGCATCGCCATTATCGGGCTCGGCGGCACGGGCGGCTACATTCTCGACCTTGTCGCGAAAACACCGGTTTGCGAAATCCGGATCTTCGACAGCGATGAATTTCTCACCCACAATGCGTTCCGCGCGCCAGGTGCTCCCAGCCTGGACGAGCTCCGGGACGCGCCCAAGAAGGTCGAATATCTCAAGCGCATTTACAGTCGCATGCACCGCAACATCGTAGCGAACGATGTCGCTCTGAACGCTGACAACCTCCACCTTCTCGACGGCGTGACCTTCGCGTTCCTTTCCCTTGATGCGGGTGAGGCCAAGCAGTCGATCGTGGAGAAACTCCAGGCAATCGGCGCCGGTTTCATCGATGTCGGGATGGGTCTTGAGCTTGATGAAGGCTCGCTGGGTGGCATCCTGCGGGTGACCGCCAGCACGCCCGAAAAGCGGGATCACGTGCCGCAGCGCATTTCCTTTGTGGGCGGCGGCGCCAAGGACATCTACGCCTCCAACATCCAGGTGGCCGACCTCAACGCACTCAATGCCGTTCTCGCGGTGGTGAAGTGGAAGAAGATCCGCGGCTTCTATCGCGATCTGGAGCAGGAACACCACTGCACCTACACGACCGACGGCAACATGCTGATCAACGGAGACCTCGCATGA
- a CDS encoding DUF6527 family protein translates to MIRYQRLEHRFVEHIPERLQAGVLYVSMDYATSAHSCCCGCGEEVIVPFTPTDWKMTFDGETISLRPSIGNWTLKCRSHYVIDRSKIIEAGPWSEEQVEAERRRDRAAKERFYGQPAKVEPPAHTAPATPQRGIWQRIWTWISAPKQ, encoded by the coding sequence ATGATCCGGTACCAACGACTTGAGCACCGCTTCGTCGAACATATTCCCGAGCGTCTGCAGGCTGGTGTCCTCTACGTGTCGATGGACTATGCGACGTCAGCCCATAGTTGTTGCTGCGGCTGCGGCGAGGAAGTGATCGTCCCCTTCACACCGACGGACTGGAAGATGACATTCGACGGCGAAACCATCTCCCTTCGTCCGTCGATCGGTAATTGGACGCTGAAGTGCCGGTCACATTATGTGATCGATCGAAGCAAGATTATCGAAGCAGGCCCGTGGAGCGAGGAACAGGTCGAAGCTGAGCGTCGTCGCGATCGCGCCGCTAAGGAGCGTTTCTACGGCCAGCCGGCAAAGGTCGAACCTCCTGCCCATACCGCTCCGGCAACGCCCCAGCGCGGTATCTGGCAACGGATTTGGACGTGGATATCAGCACCTAAGCAATAA